In Citrus sinensis cultivar Valencia sweet orange chromosome 4, DVS_A1.0, whole genome shotgun sequence, one DNA window encodes the following:
- the LOC102612886 gene encoding 4-hydroxybenzoate polyprenyltransferase, mitochondrial, translating to MFKHGAQRHNLRKMSSFSVPRVFRRSRYLKPSLSLLLSGNNNPSNPVLNPKLSPHVAKLTNHYRWMPNSEQNFRYVWVASICTTPSQSSVEKETSSSNEKSSWIDLYLPRQARAYAKLARLDKPIGTWLLAWPCMWSITMAAPPGHFPDFKMMALFGCGALLLRGAGCTVNDLLDRDIDNMVERTRLRPIASGLLTPFQGLSFLGFQLLLGLGILLQLNNFSRILGASSLLLVFSYPLMKRFTFWPQAYLGLTFNWGALLGWAAVKGSLDLAVVFPMYISGVFWTLVYDTIYAHQDKEDDLKVGVKSTALRFGDSSKEWTTGFGIACISSLALSGYNADIGWPYYAFLAAASGHLGWQIWTVDLSSRADCNRKFVSNKWFGAIVFSGILFGRLMQ from the exons ATGTTCAAGCATGGAGCACAACGGCATAATTTGCGAAAAATGTCGTCGTTTTCGGTGCCTCGCGTTTTCCGGAGGAGCAGATACCTAAAACCATCGTTGTCTCTTCTCCTCAGCGGCAACAACAATCCATCTAATCCAGTCCTAAACCCTAAACTTAGCCCTCATGTAGCCAAATTGACGAATCATTACCGTTGGATGCCAAATTCTGAACAAAATTTCAGATACGTATGGGTAGCAAGCATCTGTACAACACCGTCGCAGTCAAGTGTTGAGAAAGAGACTAGTAGTAGTAATGAGAAATCATCGTGGATTGACTTGTATTTGCCGAGACAAGCGAGGGCTTATGCGAAGCTGGCTCGGCTTGATAAGCCGATCGGGACGTGGCTGCTGGCTTGGCCTTGTATGTGGTCAATTACAATGGCGGCGCCACCTGGACACTTTCCGGATTTCAAAATGATGGCGCTCTTTGGCTGTGGCGCTCTCCTTCTACGCGGGGCCGGGTGTACCGTTAATGACCTCCTTGATAGGGATATTGATAATATG GTGGAACGCACAAGGTTAAGGCCCATTGCGAGTGGTCTTCTAACACCGTTTCAAGGACTTTCTTTTCTTGGGTTTCAATTGCTTTTAGGTCTTGGGATTCTTCTCCAGTTGAATAATTTTAG CCGCATTCTGGGGGCTTCATCTTTGCTGTTAGTCTTCTCCTACCCCCTCATGAAGAggtttactttttgg CCTCAAGCCTATCTAGGTTTGACCTTCAACTGGGGAGCCTTATTAGGATGGGCTGCAGTCAAAGGGAGTTTAGATCTGGCTGTTGTGTTCCCAATGTACATTTCTGGAGTTTTTTGGACTCTCGTGTATGATACAATATATGCACATCAG GATAAAGAAGATGATTTGAAAGTTGGTGTAAAATCTACTGCTTTGAGATTTGGGGATTCTTCTAAGGAATGGACTACTGGGTTCGGAATTGCATGCATAAGCAGTCTTGCCCTCAGTGGATATAATGCTGACATTG GTTGGCCATATTATGCTTTCCTGGCAGCTGCATCAGGACACTTAGGTTGGCAAATATGGACAGTTGATTTATCCAGCCGCGCTGATTGCAATAGAAA ATTTGTGTCCAATAAATGGTTTGGTGCAATTGTTTTTAGTGGGATTCTATTTGGAAGACTCATGCAATAA